The following is a genomic window from uncultured Draconibacterium sp..
ATGCTTTTTCCAGAATAGAACTGCTGCAATGGCTATTAGAACTGCTGCTGATATTGTGATATAGGCCATAGAGTAATCGACCCAAAAACCGATCAGTATGATTGCAAATCCCAACAAGGCGCCAAACATGTGAAATTTCAGAACCGTTTTATTTTTAATATTACTCATAAAACCAACGCCGGCTAAAAGCCAGGCTCCAAGATTCGAGAGTATGAAACTTTCGGGTTTGAGAGTGAGATTAATGAAAGAAATGGTACCACAGCTATATAATAAGAATGCGACAAAGAGCCAAACGGGCACATTGTAAAAAGTCATTGATATTGATTTTGGGAGCTGTCCGGTTTGTTTAAGACACCTTTGCGTACTGATGAGAAGGTAAACAACAAAGAAAACTGTTGCTGATAATAGTACTGGAAGTAATAATTTCATTGGTTTATATTTAAAGTTTTTGTCGTTTCATGAAGATTATTGTTTCTTAAAGAAATATGGTGCAGATAGCTATCCATGTTCCTGAAACATTATTGCCACACGATCAGATTTGTGCAGCAGCAATGCTATTTTCTCCTTGTTACAGGCGAGATACGGTTAACCTCTAGCTGCAAACAACGAAGAGTGAGATCAGTCCGAATTCGTTGAGATTCTTTCTCCTTTGTCGTCAGAGTGACACCTGCTCAGTTGTTGTCATCATTTTATTGTACCCAATTATTTTGGGTAAGGCCGCAAAATGACAGGCCGCAATGTTAGATGTCAATTCTGATTGGATTTCACTGGCTTCAGTGGTTCATTTAAAATTTAGTTCTTTTAGCTGCTGGACATAGTAATTATAAAATGCATCTACGTTAATGGTGGTTGCAATTTGGATCGACGATTCCAATGTTGATGTTTCTGGGATAAATTCAACAGTCATGGTGCCTTGTTTCTCCGGATCGGGAGATGTATCAACTTTGACAAACGCTCTTTTAAAAGAATAGAGATCTGGATCACCCATAAATGCGGTGGCTGCTGTGTCCCAGAAACTGAATCCATACTGGAAGGCTACCAATGCGTACATTTGCGCCGCCAGGTCTAAAGCTGGAAATTGGTTGCTATTTGGCAAAAAATGCTTTCGGATAATTTCGCCAGATAAGATAACGTTGTTGGTTACGTTAAGCGGAAACATTTTAAGTTGAATGCCGGAGCTTAAAACAGCTTGGGTTGCTTCCGGATCCCAGTAGACGTTCCATTCTGCATTCGGATTAGCACCCGGAGCGATTCCGGTGTCAATATTCCCGGCCGGGGTTTCTTCAGTAATATAAACACCACCCATCCAAACAATCTCGGATATTTTAGCTGTAAAGCCCTGATCTTTCTTTATAGCATTGGCAATATCAGTTACAGGAGAGAGGCAAAGCAAAGTTACCGGTTCATTGTTATTCTCGCGGTAAACCTTATCGACCATAGCCTCCAGCGGAAAATTCATTTGAGGTTCCGGAACCACAACATTCTCCTGATATTGATTGACAATTGGGAAAAGATCGACCATTAAAGAATATTGGCGATACGTCCATGGAAACGGGTTCCAGCCCCGAACTCCAGATACAGCAACCGGAACATCTTTGATACTGATCAGGTCGAGAAGTTTACTACACACTTTTGCCGTTACGTAGCCCTGGCAATCGGCATTAAGAACCATGATTCCTTTTATGGCCACATTGGGCATGGAGGCCGCAAATAAAATCGACATCAATTCGTCAGTGGCACCATCGTGAATAATAATTGTGTTTCTGATTTGTTTCATCTTTCTACATTTTTAGATTATGGTAATTTCTACGGTTATCCTGATTATTCCTAGTCACTGATAACATGCCACTATATTCATAGTGCTTTTATTTTCATTATCCCGTTTAATTACACCTCCAGCTCCTCAGTCCCATTTTGGATGAGTAAGCCACAGTTCATGTTATAAGCACCGGGCAGGATGATCGTCTCCCAGAAGTCCCCTAAAGGGGACTTCTGGTTCCGCTATTGAGATATGCATATCACAAGTATCTCTCATATTAATTCACAAACAATGAATCCTTCACAAAGCACTCGCTCATATTGGCCAGATGCCAATTATGGGCTGTCATTATTGAGTCGAATATGGATTGGTTCCAATTCGATGTTATTGCCGGATTGTTCCAGTTATCGGTAACCTTTTTTGTTGTTTTATAAGCGGTATATTCAGCTTCCCAATCGCCGGAGTCGTGGTTGATTAATACACACAAACTTTTGTGCGGGTTGGTTGAAGTGATTGAGAACATGTCAAAGTCATCAACAGTGTTACCAAACGCAATGAGTGGTATTTGTCCGATACGGTTATATATATTTATGGCTTTACCCGACGATACGTTGGCTAAAAATGGAGTTGTTGTATTATAAAATACGGGGCCTGCTCCATCCACATGCGTTATGGTTTCATATACCTGCAATGAACCAATAATCTGTGACGGTGGTAAATTTTTTAAAACGGAAATGTTTTTTACGACACCACGAATAAAAGCTTGTGACGAGCCGGAAACAATATACACTTTAAATTCATGATCGATTAAATACTGAATTACCTCCAACATTGGTTGGTAAAACAACTGGCAAAGCGTTCTACTTTGCGGATTATTTTCAGGAATGCAGTTGTTGTCAATGGTCTTTGAATAACTGGTTGACATGGATAAAATAGAATCTGTCGTAATCGATGTTGGTACATAACCACCAATTTTAGCGATCACTTCATCCTGTAACTGGTGTTCGTTTACATCACAGTTAATGGTAGAATCGAGTCCCCACAAACTAGTTACATACAATTGCATTGAAATGGGACGTTCACAAGCAATGGTACCATCCATATCGAATACAGCAATTCTATCTTTAGGCTCTACATAATCAACACCCGGAGTAGTTGCCTTCTGAACAAAATCAATAAAGGTATCGATACAAAACGAAGCCTCGTCACAATTGTTTTGCCACGAATCGAGAGTTTCTACTGTTTTAACAATTTTATCTGTCTGCTGAGTTTGGCAACTCGCAGTTAGAAAAATAGCCAAGATGAATAGAGTATTAGGTAAAGTTCTCATTTTAATTGGTTTTTAAATTATTTAAAAGGAAATTTTTCATTCGTTTATATAGATTGAAAGAATATAGGCCAAAGCAACTCCGGCATTTTGTGCACAGGTAACATTTTGCGCATAAACGGTAGGATTAACATCACGAGAGAACTTCGTATATCGATCGGTTATACCACTGATAAAAATAAATGGCGGGTTTTCTTGATTCAGATAATCTTTGGCAGCCAAGTAAATTAAACAGTGCGTAGTTTCCAACGACATTCCATTTCGATT
Proteins encoded in this region:
- a CDS encoding nucleoside hydrolase, translating into MKQIRNTIIIHDGATDELMSILFAASMPNVAIKGIMVLNADCQGYVTAKVCSKLLDLISIKDVPVAVSGVRGWNPFPWTYRQYSLMVDLFPIVNQYQENVVVPEPQMNFPLEAMVDKVYRENNNEPVTLLCLSPVTDIANAIKKDQGFTAKISEIVWMGGVYITEETPAGNIDTGIAPGANPNAEWNVYWDPEATQAVLSSGIQLKMFPLNVTNNVILSGEIIRKHFLPNSNQFPALDLAAQMYALVAFQYGFSFWDTAATAFMGDPDLYSFKRAFVKVDTSPDPEKQGTMTVEFIPETSTLESSIQIATTINVDAFYNYYVQQLKELNFK